CGAGCTCGGCAAGGCCCGCGCCGTCGGCTGGATCTGGTTCTGGCTCGTGCTGCTGCCCGACATCGCGTTCGCGCTGTGCCTCGGAGCGGGGATCTACCTCGTCCAGCTCGGCCAGCTGCAGACCAGCGAGCTCGTGGCGTTCTTCGCCATGGCGACCGTGCTGCGCTGGCCGATGGAGTCGATCGGATTCCTGTTCTCGTTCATGCTCGATGCCCGCACCGCGACCGATCGCCTCTTCGAGGTGTTCGACGAGGAGAACACGATCACGGATGCCGATGACGTGCACACCGTCGACGACGTGCGCGGCGAGCTGGCGTTCGAGGACGCGCACTTCCGCTACCAGGACGCCGCGGCATCCGAACGCGATCTGCTCGACGGCATCGACCTCGTGCTCCGGCCGGGCGAGACCATGGCGCTCGTCGGCCTGACCGGGTCGGGCAAGACGACCCTCACGACCCTGCCGACGCGGCTGTACGACGTCACCGCCGGGCGCGTCACGCTCGACGGCGTCGACGTGCGCGATCTGACGCTCGAGGAGCTGCGCCGGCACATCGGCATGGCCTTCGAGGACGCGACGCTGTTCTCGCAGACCATCCGCGACAACGTGCTCCTCGGGCGCGAGGACCTCGCACCGGGATCGGCCGAGGCCGAACGCGTGCTGCGCGAAGCGCTCGCGGTCGCGCAGGCCGGGTTCGTCGACGAGCTGCCGCAGGGCGTCGACACGATCATCGGCGAAGAGGGCCTGTCGCTCTCGGGCGGCCAGCGCCAGCGCCTCGCGCTCGCGCGCGCCGTCGCGGCGCGACCGGCGGTGCTCGTGCTCGACGACCCGCTGTCGGCGCTCGACGTCGACACCGAGGCGCTCGTCGAGGATGCGCTGCGGCAGGTGCTGTCGGACACGACGGCTCTGGTGGTCGCGCACCGGCCCTCGACCGTGATGCTCGCCGACCGTGTCGCGCTCCTCGAGCGCGGCCGCATCACCGCGGTGGGCACGCACTCCGAGCTGCTGCACTCCAGCGAGCACTACCGGCACGTGATCTCGAGCCTCGAGGACGCCGAGGCCGAGCAGCGCGAGAGAGAACTCGACCAGCGACAGAAGGAGGTGGCCCTGTGAGCACCGCATCCGTCACCGGAACCAGCGGCGAGGACCGCTCCGACTACACCCGCGAGGAGAGCCGCGCGATCCGCCGACGCTCGCTGCGCCTGCTGGGATCGCTCGTGTCGCCGCTGCGGTGGCAGCTCGTGCTGGCCGCCGCCGTGCTCGTGGTGTCGACGGCGTTCCGCGTCGCCGGCCCCGCGCTGATCGCGTACGGCATCGACAACGCCCTGCCGGCTGTCATCGACCGCCTCGACTGGATGCCGGCGATCGGCGTCGTGGTCGTCTACCTCGTCACCGCGATCGGCGGCGCGGGCCTCATCGGCTGGTACGTCGTCGTCTCGGCGCGCCTGACGCAGGCGGTGATGCTGGATCTGCGCAAGCGCATCTTCCTGCACACCCAGCGGCTGAGCCTGGAGTTCCACGAGTCCTACACGTCGGGCCGCATCATCTCGCGCCAGACCAGTGACCTGGACTCGATCCGAGAGCTGCTCGACGGCGGGCTCAACGAGCTCGTCACCGGCATCCTCTACGGCGTCTTCACGCTGGTCGCACTGCTGCTGATCGACTGGCAGTCGGGGCTGATCCTCGTGGCGATGGGCGTCCCGCTGTTCCTGCTGATGCGGTGGTTCTACACGCGCTCCCAGGTGGTCTACCGCGAGTCGCGCGTCATCAGCGCGCAGGTGATCGTGAAGTTCGTCGAGACGATGACCGGCATCCGCGCCGTCAAGGCGTTCCGCAAGGAGCCGCGCAACGACGACGAGTTCGGCAAGCTCGCCAGCGACTACCGCGACGTCAACATGCGCTCGATCCGCCTGTTCGGCACGTTCGAGCCGGCTCTCATGGCCGTGGCGTCGACCTCGATCGCGCTCGTGCTGCTCTGGGGCGGCATCCGCGTCGTCGGAGGCGGCATCGAGGTCGGCATCCTGCTGGCCGCGGTGCTGTACATCCGCAACTTCTTCTCGCCGCTGCAGGAGGTCGCGTTCTTCCTGAACTCGTACCAGTCGGCAACGGCCGCGCTCGAGAAGGTCTCGGGCGTGCTCGAGGAGGAGCCCACGGTTCCCGACCCGGTGAACCCGGTCGACCTGTGGACCGCGCGCGGCGGCATCCGCTTCGAGGACGTCACGTTCGGGTACTCCGACGCGAAGGTGATCCTGCCGGACTTCTCGCTCGACATCCCGGCCGGGCAGACGATCGCGCTGGTCGGCACCACCGGGGCCGGCAAG
This region of Microbacterium thalassium genomic DNA includes:
- a CDS encoding ABC transporter ATP-binding protein; the protein is MTTTAEPQRSELSTLRALARLLPFARPVLPRLMLGAGSALAASLLALSIPLVLEVVVGGPIASGDIAQIALGAAAVLGLGLAEALMVWLRRWFILGPATRVEYELRQGFYSRLQRLPVAFHDRWQSGQLLSRMMQDISMLRRWLAFGLVLLVVNVLTIAVGTVLLFRWHWLLGTVFLITSAPLWYAGYRFEKTYGTLARRSQDQAGDLATAVEESVHGIRVLKAFGRGKHALLKFARQAETLRETELGKARAVGWIWFWLVLLPDIAFALCLGAGIYLVQLGQLQTSELVAFFAMATVLRWPMESIGFLFSFMLDARTATDRLFEVFDEENTITDADDVHTVDDVRGELAFEDAHFRYQDAAASERDLLDGIDLVLRPGETMALVGLTGSGKTTLTTLPTRLYDVTAGRVTLDGVDVRDLTLEELRRHIGMAFEDATLFSQTIRDNVLLGREDLAPGSAEAERVLREALAVAQAGFVDELPQGVDTIIGEEGLSLSGGQRQRLALARAVAARPAVLVLDDPLSALDVDTEALVEDALRQVLSDTTALVVAHRPSTVMLADRVALLERGRITAVGTHSELLHSSEHYRHVISSLEDAEAEQRERELDQRQKEVAL
- a CDS encoding ABC transporter ATP-binding protein; the protein is MSTASVTGTSGEDRSDYTREESRAIRRRSLRLLGSLVSPLRWQLVLAAAVLVVSTAFRVAGPALIAYGIDNALPAVIDRLDWMPAIGVVVVYLVTAIGGAGLIGWYVVVSARLTQAVMLDLRKRIFLHTQRLSLEFHESYTSGRIISRQTSDLDSIRELLDGGLNELVTGILYGVFTLVALLLIDWQSGLILVAMGVPLFLLMRWFYTRSQVVYRESRVISAQVIVKFVETMTGIRAVKAFRKEPRNDDEFGKLASDYRDVNMRSIRLFGTFEPALMAVASTSIALVLLWGGIRVVGGGIEVGILLAAVLYIRNFFSPLQEVAFFLNSYQSATAALEKVSGVLEEEPTVPDPVNPVDLWTARGGIRFEDVTFGYSDAKVILPDFSLDIPAGQTIALVGTTGAGKSTLAKLVSRFYDPTRGRVSLDGVDLRSMHPKDLRRAIVMVTQEAYLFSGTVADNIALGKPDATLAEIQAAARAVGAHEFIEALPDGYGTDVNKRGGRVSAGQRQLISFARAFLANPAVLILDEATASLDIPSERLIQDALQTLLADRTAIIIAHRLSTVAIADRVLVMEHGRIIEDDAPAELIGGDGKFAKLHAAWQESLV